A genome region from Triticum urartu cultivar G1812 unplaced genomic scaffold, Tu2.1 TuUngrouped_contig_4861, whole genome shotgun sequence includes the following:
- the LOC125528422 gene encoding elongation factor 1-alpha-like isoform X2 — MGKEKIHISIVVIGHVDSGKSTTTGHLIYKLGGIDKRVIERFEKEAAEMNKRSFKYAWVLDKLKAERERGITIDIALWKFETTKYSCTVIDAPGHRDFIKNMITGTSQADCAVLIIDSTTGGFEAGISKDGQTREHALLAFTLGVKQMICCCNKMDATTPKYSKARYEEIVKEVSSYLKKVGYNPDKVPFVPISGFEGDNMIERSTNLDWYKGPTLLEALDQINEPKRPSDKPLRLPLQDVYKIGGIGTVPVGRVETGVIKPGMVVTFGPTGLTTEVKSVEMHHESLLEALPGDNVGFNVKNVAVKDLKRGYVASNSKDDPAKEAANFTAQVIIMNHPGQISNGYAPVLDCHTSHIAVKFAEIQTKIDRRSGKEIEAAPKFLKNGDAGFVKMIPTKPMVVETFAQYPPLGRFAVRDMRQTVAVGVIKAVEKKDPTGAKVTKAAAKKK; from the exons ATGGGCAAGGAGAAGATCCACATCAGCATTGTGGTCATTGGCCATGTCGACTCTGGCAAGTCAACCACGACTGGCCACCTCATCTACAAGCTTGGAGGCATTGACAAGCGTGTGATCGAGAGGTTCGAGAAGGAAGCCGCTGAGATGAACAAGAGGTCTTTCAAGTACGCCTGGGTGCTTGACAAGCTCAAGGCTGAGCGTGAGAGGGGTATCACCATTGATATTGCTCTCTGGAAGTTCGAGACCACCAAGTACTCCTGCACTGTCATTGATGCTCCTGGTCACCGTGATTTCATCAAGAACATGATCACTGGGACCTCCCAGGCTGATTGTGCTGTGCTTATCATTGACTCCACCACTGGTGGTTTTGAGGCTGGTATCTCCAAGGATGGCCAGACCCGTGAGCACGCTCTCCTTGCTTTCACTCTTG GTGTGAAGCAGATGATCTGCTGCTGCAACAAG atggatgccaccactccCAAGTACTCGAAGGCCCGTTATGAAGAAATTGTCAAGGAAGTCTCTTCATACCTGAAGAAGGTTGGTTACAACCCTGACAAGGTTCCCTTTGTTCCCATCTCTGGGTTCGAGGGTGACAACATGATTGAGAGGTCCACCAACCTTGACTGGTACAAGGGCCCCACCCTTCTCGAGGCCCTGGACCAGATCAATGAGCCCAAGAGGCCCTCAGACAAGCCCCTCCGTCTTCCCCTTCAGGACGTGTACAAGATTGGCGGCATTGGAACTGTGCCAGTGGGGCGTGTTGAGACTGGAGTCATCAAGCCAGGCATGGTTGTCACCTTTGGTCCTACTGGCCTGACCACTGAGGTGAAGTCCGTTGAGATGCACCATGAGTCTCTCCTGGAGGCGCTTCCTGGTGACAACGTCGGCTTCAACGTCAAGAATGTGGCTGTCAAGGATCTCAAGCGTGGGTACGTCGCTTCCAACTCCAAGGATGACCCTGCCAAGGAGGCTGCCAACTTCACCGCCCAGGTCATCATCATGAACCACCCCGGCCAGATCAGCAACGGCTATGCCCCGGTGCTGGACTGCCATACGTCCCACATTGCTGTCAAGTTTGCTGAGATCCAGACCAAGATCGACCGGCGGTCTGGCAAGGAGATTGAGGCGGCGCCCAAGTTCCTCAAGAACGGTGATGCTGGGTTCGTCAAGATGATCCCCACCAAGCCCATGGTGGTGGAGACCTTTGCCCAGTACCCTCCCCTGGGCCGCTTTGCTGTGCGTGACATGAGGCAGACGGTTGCCGTGGGTGTTATCAAGGCCGTGGAGAAGAAGGATCCGACCGGCGCCAAGGTGACCAAGGCTGCGGCCAAGAAGAAATGA
- the LOC125528422 gene encoding elongation factor 1-alpha-like isoform X1: MGKEKIHISIVVIGHVDSGKSTTTGHLIYKLGGIDKRVIERFEKEAAEMNKRSFKYAWVLDKLKAERERGITIDIALWKFETTKYSCTVIDAPGHRDFIKNMITGTSQADCAVLIIDSTTGGFEAGISKDGQTREHALLAFTLGVKQMICCCNKMDATTPKYSKARYEEIVKEVSSYLKKVGYNPDKVPFVPISGFEGDNMIERSTNLDWYKGPTLLEALDQINEPKRPSDKPLRLPLQDVYKIGGIGTVPVGRVETGVIKPGMVVTFGPTGLTTEVKSVEMHHESLLEALPGDNVGFNVKNVAVKDLKRGYVASNSKDDPAKEAANFTAQVIIMNHPGQISNGYAPVLDCHTSHIAVKFAEIQTKIDRRSGKEIEAAPKFLKNGDAGFVKMIPTKPMVVETFAQYPPLGRFAVRDMRQTVAVGVIKAVEKKDPTGAKVTKAAAKKK, translated from the exons ATGGGCAAGGAGAAGATCCACATCAGCATTGTGGTCATTGGCCATGTCGACTCTGGCAAGTCAACCACGACTGGCCACCTCATCTACAAGCTTGGAGGCATTGACAAGCGTGTGATCGAGAGGTTCGAGAAGGAAGCCGCTGAGATGAACAAGAGGTCTTTCAAGTACGCCTGGGTGCTTGACAAGCTCAAGGCTGAGCGTGAGAGGGGTATCACCATTGATATTGCTCTCTGGAAGTTCGAGACCACCAAGTACTCCTGCACTGTCATTGATGCTCCTGGTCACCGTGATTTCATCAAGAACATGATCACTGGGACCTCCCAGGCTGATTGTGCTGTGCTTATCATTGACTCCACCACTGGTGGTTTTGAGGCTGGTATCTCCAAGGATGGCCAGACCCGTGAGCACGCTCTCCTTGCTTTCACTCTTGGTGTGAAGCAGATGATCTGCTGCTGCAACAAG atggatgccaccactccCAAGTACTCGAAGGCCCGTTATGAAGAAATTGTCAAGGAAGTCTCTTCATACCTGAAGAAGGTTGGTTACAACCCTGACAAGGTTCCCTTTGTTCCCATCTCTGGGTTCGAGGGTGACAACATGATTGAGAGGTCCACCAACCTTGACTGGTACAAGGGCCCCACCCTTCTCGAGGCCCTGGACCAGATCAATGAGCCCAAGAGGCCCTCAGACAAGCCCCTCCGTCTTCCCCTTCAGGACGTGTACAAGATTGGCGGCATTGGAACTGTGCCAGTGGGGCGTGTTGAGACTGGAGTCATCAAGCCAGGCATGGTTGTCACCTTTGGTCCTACTGGCCTGACCACTGAGGTGAAGTCCGTTGAGATGCACCATGAGTCTCTCCTGGAGGCGCTTCCTGGTGACAACGTCGGCTTCAACGTCAAGAATGTGGCTGTCAAGGATCTCAAGCGTGGGTACGTCGCTTCCAACTCCAAGGATGACCCTGCCAAGGAGGCTGCCAACTTCACCGCCCAGGTCATCATCATGAACCACCCCGGCCAGATCAGCAACGGCTATGCCCCGGTGCTGGACTGCCATACGTCCCACATTGCTGTCAAGTTTGCTGAGATCCAGACCAAGATCGACCGGCGGTCTGGCAAGGAGATTGAGGCGGCGCCCAAGTTCCTCAAGAACGGTGATGCTGGGTTCGTCAAGATGATCCCCACCAAGCCCATGGTGGTGGAGACCTTTGCCCAGTACCCTCCCCTGGGCCGCTTTGCTGTGCGTGACATGAGGCAGACGGTTGCCGTGGGTGTTATCAAGGCCGTGGAGAAGAAGGATCCGACCGGCGCCAAGGTGACCAAGGCTGCGGCCAAGAAGAAATGA